A genomic segment from Salvia splendens isolate huo1 chromosome 13, SspV2, whole genome shotgun sequence encodes:
- the LOC121762443 gene encoding ubiquitin carboxyl-terminal hydrolase 5-like, protein MVEVAPQLTPEEEKQAVRDIAVATEAQTKVGDTFYLITQRWWQDWLEYVNQTSIVNDGSSSEHQGAVSSSALKKPSCINNSDLIDEAVYEDSATGVELHDTLVEGTDYILLPKEVWNKLHSWYGGGPVLARKVINTGHSQTDLSVEVYPLRLELHLMPKGDRSSIRISKKETIGELHRKACEIFDLTPKQVFIWDYFSHQKHALMNDMERTLDEANIQMDQDILVEVINIKTGGLSSHQENGSINNGSLAPATSHSSIATSGGLSASKFSSRNGNSESHFQNLNTDKAYGTSSISTRGATCGLTGLLNLGNTCFMNSAIQCLVHTPEFARYFREDYHQEINRQNPLGMVGELALAFGDLLRKLWAPGRAPVAPRPFKAKLVRFAPQFSGCSQHDSQELLAFLLDGLHEDLNRVKHKPYIKSKDADDRPDEEVADEYWANHIARNDSIIVDVCQGQYKSTLVCPVCNKVSVTFDPFMYLSLPLQSTATRSMTVTIFTCDGSALPAAYTLTVPKHGRCRDLIQALSNACSLQFNEKLLLAEIRGHLIYRFLEDPMILLSTIKEDDHLTAYKIPKVLKKTKFLQLIHRREEQGTGNAQSPVGWKPYGTPLVSPISCDDTITRSDIQQIVHTMLSPMLRTKGSGAMTTSNASTKSHKDSSIADPIKGDSGSSKSMLSEKLPLQLVDENNACIDLTVGDDKVVKLSLPSMSILVFVDWSQKLLASYDTNHIENLPEVCKHVHVSKKARNEPLSLYTCLEAFLREEPLVPEDMWYCPQCKERRQASKKLDLWRLPEVLVIHLKRFSYSRSMKHKLDTYVNIPIHDFDLTNYVANKNNTQRQIYELYALTNHYGGMGSGHYTAHIKLLDENRWYNFDDNHISPINEDDVKSAAAYVLFYKRVNNDRSSASNGVDSNLNSQNINSNS, encoded by the exons ATGGTGGAGGTGGCGCCGCAGCTGACACCGGAGGAGGAAAAGCAAGCCGTTAGAGACATTGCTGTGGCCACCGAAGCCCAGACTAAAGTCGGAGacactttttatttaattacccAAAG ATGGTGGCAAGACTGGCTTGAGTATGTAAACCAAACTAGCATTGTTAATGATGGATCTTCTTCTGAGCATCAGGGAGCAGTCAGCTCGAGTGCATTGAAGAaaccatcttgcattaacaacTCTGATTTAATAGATGAAGCAGTATATGAGGATTCTGCTACGGGCGTTGAACTTCATGATACCTTAGTTGAAGGAACTGATTATATACTGCTTCCGAAAGAAGTATGGAACAAACTACATTCATG GTACGGAGGTGGTCCTGTGTTGGCCCGCAAAGTAATCAACACAGGTCATTCTCAAACAGACTTGTCAGTAGAAGTTTATCCACTACGCCTCGAGTTACATTTGATGCCAAAAGGTGATCGTTCGTCCATAAGAATTAGCAAAAAG GAAACAATTGGAGAACTTCACCGAAAAGCTTGTGAAATTTTTGATCTTACGCCGAAGCAA GTATTTATTTGGGATTACTTCAGCCATCAAAAGCATGCATTGATGAATGACATGGAAAGGACACTTGATGAAGCAAACATTCAAATGGATCAGGAT ATCTTGGTAGAAGTAATCAACATTAAAACAGGTGGTTTGAGTTCCCACCAAGAGAATGGATCAATTAATAATGGAAGCCTGGCTCCTGCTACTTCACATTCAAGTATTGCGACTTCTGGAGGTTTATCTGCGAGCAAGTTTTCATCACGAAACGGTAATTCAGAATCCCACTTTCAAAACCTAAATACAGACAAGGCGTATGGAACAAGCAGTATCAGTACAAGAGGGGCTACTTGCGGTCTCACTGGACTGTTGAATCTTGGGAACACTTGTTTTATGAACAGTGCTATACAATGCCTAGTTCATACACCAGAATTTGCTCGGTATTTTCGTGAAGATTACCATCAAGAGATAAATCGACAGAATCCTCTGGGCATGGTT GGGGAGCTTGCTTTAGCATTTGGAGATCTACTTAGAAAGTTGTGGGCACCAGGACGAGCTCCAGTTGCTCCTAGGCCATTTAAGGCAAAGCTAGTTCGCTTTGCTCCGCAATTCAGTGGATGTAGTCAACATGATTCACAG GAGCTACTTGCATTTCTCTTAGATGGGCTTCATGAAGATCTAAATCGTGTAAAACACAAGCCATATATAAAATCTAAAGATGCAGATGATCGGCCCGATGAAGAAGTTGCTGATGAGTATTGGGCAAATCATATTGCTCGTAATGATTCGATTATTGTGGATGTGTGTCAA GGTCAATACAAATCAACTCTTGTGTGTCCTGTATGCAATAAAGTTTCAGTGACATTTGACCCATTCATGTATCTGTCGTTACCTCTTCAGTCTACTGCCACTCGTAGTATGACGGTAACTATTTTTACATGTGATGGAAGTGCATTGCCAGCAGCCTACACATTAACTGTGCCAAAGCATGGGCGTTGCAGGGATTTGATCCAAGCACTCAGTAATGCTTGTTCTTTGCAATTCAATGAGAAACTTCTGCTTGCTGAG ATAAGAGGCCACTTAATTTACCGATTCTTGGAAGATCCAATGATATTATTATCTACCATAAAAGAAGATGACCACCTTACCGCTTACAAGATTCCAAAAGTGTTGAAGAAAACAAAGTTCCTACAACTGATACACCGGCGGGAAGAACA GGGTACAGGAAATGCTCAGAGCCCTGTTGGGTGGAAGCCTTATGGAACTCCTCTTGTTTCACCAATATCCTGTGATGATACTATAACTCGAAGTGATATACAGCAGATAGTTCATACTATGCTCTCACCGATGTTAAGAACAAAAGGTTCAGGTGCTATGACCACGAGCAATGCTTCAACTAAATCTCATAAAGATTCTAGTATAGCTGATCCAATAAAAGGAGATAGTGGCAGTTCTAAATCAATGCTTTCAGAGAAGCTTCCACTGCAGCTGGTCGATGAAAATAATGCTTGCATTGACTTGACTGTTGGTGATGATAAGGTGGTTAAGTTGTCATTACCCTCCATGTCAATTCTTGTATTTGTTGACTGGTCCCAGAAGCTTCTGGCAAGTTATGATACCAACCACATAGAGAATCTTCCAGAAGTTTGTAAGCATGTGCATGTAAGCAAAAAAGCTCGTAATGAACCTCTCTCATTGTACACTTGCTTGGAAGCTTTCCTGCGCGAGGAGCCCTTGGTGCCTGAGGACATGTG GTACTGTCCTCAATGCAAAGAGAGGCGCCAGGCAAGCAAGAAACTGGACCTTTGGAGGCTTCCCGAAGTTCTTGTAATTCACTTGAAAAGGTTCTCCTACAGTAGGTCAATGAAGCACAAGCTTGACACATATGTTAATATTCCCATTCATGACTTCGATTTGACGAATTATGTTGCAAACAAGAACAACACACAACGTCAGATATATGAACTCTATGCCCTGACAAATCATTATGGTGGCATGGGCAGTGGACATTACACCGCGCACATTAAG CTTCTGGATGAAAACAGGTGGTACAACTTTGATGATAACCATATATCGCCGATCAATGAAGACGACGTGAAGTCAGCTGCTGCTTATGTCCTATTCTATAAAAGGGTGAACAATGATAGATCTTCTGCAAGTAATGGTGTCGACTCTAATCTTAACAGCCAAAATATTAACTCCAACAGCTAG
- the LOC121762553 gene encoding ribonuclease 2-like gives MIPSNLTAPLKFAPRHLVFALVLSIGLVCVAVAYAGDVQEELLLRGVAEQREFDYFKLALQWPGTYCRKTSKCCAQNGCCRGSNGPTGFTIHGLWADYNDGTWPSCCSGKKFDATEISTLREALYKYWPTLSCSKSKNCHGGKGLFWEHEWEKHGTCAASVTGDEYNYFVTTLNLYFKYNVTEILAEEGYVASNSEKYPIGGIISAIQNSFKATPEVECSSGALEELYLCFDKTFKPRDCVIETTTNSGTLTSSKCPTYVSLPDLASSNLEHSSAYPTLKSSI, from the exons ATGATCCCTTCTAATCTCACCGCGCCGCTCAAATTCGCGCCTCGGCACCTAGTTTTTGCACTGGTTCTATCGATTGGTTTGGTTTGCGTTGCGGTAGCCTATGCCGGCGATGTTCAAGAAGAGTTGCTGCTGAGAGGAGTTGCCGAGCAGAGGGAGTTCGATTACTTCAAGCTCGCCCTCCAGTGGCCCGGCACCTACTGCCGCAAAACTAGTAAATGTTGTGCCCAAAATGGCTGCTGCCGGGG GTCAAATGGACCCACGGGGTTTACAATAC ATGGACTTTGGGCTGATTACAATGATGGAACGTGGCCTTCGTGTTGCTCGGGTAAAAAATTTGATGCTACAGAG ATTTCAACATTGCGTGAGGCACTGTATAAGTATTGGCCAACTTTAAGCTGCAGTAAATCAAAGAACTGCCATGGTGGAAAAGGATTATTTTGGGAACATGAG TGGG AAAAACATGGAACATGTGCTGCTTCAGTAACAGGAGATGAATACAATTACTTTGTGACAACTCTTAATTTGTACTTCAAGTATAACGTCACG GAAATTCTGGCAGAAGAAGGATATGTAGCGTCTAATTCTGAGAAATATCCGATTGGAGGCATTATTTCAGCCATTCAAAATTCGTTCAAGGCAACGCCAGAAGTTGAATGCTCAAGTGGTGCTTTGGAGGAACTGTACTTATGCTTCGATAAGACTTTTAAG CCTCGTGATTGTGTGATTGAAACCACCACAAACAGCGGCACACTTACTTCATCGAAATGCCCCACCTATGTCTCCTTGCCGGATCTTGCCTCGTCAA ATCTTGAACACAGCAGTGCATATCCCACTCTGAAATCATCCATCTGA